The Gemmatimonadota bacterium genome has a window encoding:
- a CDS encoding ankyrin repeat domain-containing protein, producing the protein MSESTLVQLPDQPDLRHLKDQAKDLVSAGSCPTLANALFHVAHRYGFPSWPKLKAYVESVGSMGALEQAILDDDAGRLNDLLAEDPGLIHREGHWIRRRRHNGYRPLAYAAFFGKVKAMEVLIAAGADVHEGGDRALRAAACFDHNLDAAELLLLYGADPNATTLSPSGRPFRVIDYPCMTLASGMLRHLSSKGGRLLPDNAGMILATNERNPGNKADCLRVMVEAGVELPDTPPLALHLRDTRLLEAHLRRDSQMTSRLFSEKDIFPPGYSIEVPNPYACVTPLSGGVTLLHMAVEFCDAEMARWLLEQGADVNAPAGTDHEGYGGWTPLFHAMASLHVPRNFTDMADLLLEHGADPSVRASLRKPTTEGGEYTWRDVTAAEYARKFVYPDLVNQDALRRVTEAGG; encoded by the coding sequence ATGTCAGAATCCACCCTAGTACAACTTCCCGATCAGCCCGACCTGCGCCACCTCAAAGACCAGGCGAAAGACCTGGTGAGCGCCGGTTCCTGTCCGACGCTTGCCAATGCGCTGTTCCACGTCGCGCACCGGTATGGTTTTCCCAGTTGGCCGAAACTGAAGGCCTACGTCGAGTCCGTCGGATCCATGGGAGCGCTGGAACAGGCGATCCTCGATGACGACGCTGGCCGTCTGAACGACCTGCTGGCCGAAGACCCCGGCCTGATTCACCGGGAAGGGCACTGGATCAGGCGGCGCCGACACAATGGGTACCGGCCGCTCGCATACGCCGCGTTTTTCGGCAAGGTGAAGGCTATGGAAGTCCTGATCGCCGCCGGCGCGGATGTGCACGAAGGGGGCGACAGGGCTTTACGGGCCGCGGCGTGCTTCGATCACAACCTTGACGCCGCGGAGTTGCTACTCCTCTATGGCGCCGATCCGAATGCGACGACCCTATCGCCGTCCGGTAGGCCATTCCGGGTAATCGATTACCCCTGTATGACGCTGGCGTCCGGGATGTTGCGCCACCTCTCTTCGAAGGGCGGCAGGCTGCTGCCGGACAACGCGGGCATGATCCTGGCGACCAACGAGCGAAATCCCGGGAATAAGGCCGATTGCCTCCGTGTCATGGTGGAAGCGGGTGTCGAGTTGCCGGACACGCCGCCCTTGGCCCTGCATCTGCGGGACACTCGCCTGCTGGAAGCGCATCTGCGCAGGGACTCCCAAATGACTTCGAGACTGTTCTCGGAAAAAGACATCTTCCCGCCTGGATACAGCATTGAAGTCCCAAATCCATACGCTTGTGTGACTCCCTTGTCGGGCGGCGTTACCCTGCTCCACATGGCGGTCGAGTTCTGCGACGCGGAAATGGCCCGGTGGCTGCTTGAACAAGGCGCCGACGTTAATGCGCCTGCCGGAACCGACCACGAGGGGTACGGGGGCTGGACGCCGCTATTCCACGCCATGGCCTCGCTGCACGTACCGCGCAACTTCACGGACATGGCGGACCTGCTCCTGGAACACGGCGCCGACCCGTCGGTGCGCGCATCCCTCCGCAAACCGACGACGGAGGGCGGAGAATACACGTGGAGAGATGTGACGGCGGCCGAGTACGCCCGGAAGTTCGTCTATCCAGATCTCGTCAACCAGGACGCGCTTCGTCGCGTTACGGAGGCGGGTGGCTGA
- a CDS encoding ankyrin repeat domain-containing protein: MAHLDRVPPRQWPYPVDLSDIAGEARELFAAHRTGTEAAPGKAARNQPNPDPPNLTLRDTRDAVARSYGFPDWSRVERYFRTVESHSRSPNVDPTPSKPSDGTGFADDFIRLACLTQGAQDHPSRRARARSMLDAHPELARMSIYAAAAAGDIPAVSAFLNASPELAKTPGGPHDWEPLLYVAFSRLDAGTSEHAAVETARLLLAHGADPNAGYLWAGFPCPYTVLTGLFGEGENGPARCPPHRNCYELAEILIEAGADPNDAQTLYNRMFSRDDEHLRFLFAHGLGKDGNRPWHRLLGEQSRGWVSSPADMLAYQMQWAARWNYPDRVRLLVENGADVNRPSNRPGARSPYGEAVYHGNEAIAEYLAACGARTFPLDDLDRFACACISGDRDRARALLALDPMLIEKLGDRVKALMENALGSDNRDAVRLMDQFGFDLNACGMHEAARYGHLDMIKLMVELGADPSHRDGGHGIDAIGHASHYQQDHVVEYLAQFAGIHRAVKSDLLARVRDLLENDPAHARKRDESGNTPLHVLDVDNRMEDTEEILQLLVAHGAEVNARNQEGLTPLDRLERLAGFSRRDDLAELLRGYGGVGSDAANTSKDRPVS, translated from the coding sequence ATGGCGCATTTGGATCGAGTCCCACCCAGGCAATGGCCATATCCGGTCGATCTGAGCGATATCGCCGGCGAAGCCCGCGAGTTGTTCGCGGCACACCGGACCGGGACGGAAGCAGCACCGGGCAAGGCGGCCCGGAACCAGCCCAACCCGGATCCGCCCAACCTCACCCTGCGGGACACCCGCGACGCCGTGGCCCGAAGCTACGGATTCCCGGACTGGAGCCGTGTCGAACGATACTTCCGCACGGTCGAGAGCCACTCCCGCAGTCCCAACGTGGATCCCACGCCGTCGAAGCCGAGTGACGGCACCGGATTCGCCGACGATTTCATCCGTCTCGCCTGTCTGACGCAGGGTGCCCAGGACCACCCGTCGAGGCGGGCAAGGGCCAGAAGCATGCTGGATGCCCACCCGGAACTTGCCCGGATGAGTATTTACGCCGCAGCCGCAGCCGGTGACATACCCGCCGTGTCCGCTTTTCTGAACGCAAGCCCGGAACTTGCGAAGACTCCGGGCGGCCCCCACGACTGGGAACCGCTGCTTTACGTGGCGTTTTCCCGTCTGGACGCCGGGACATCGGAACACGCGGCCGTCGAAACAGCTCGGCTGCTGCTTGCCCATGGCGCCGACCCGAACGCGGGCTATCTCTGGGCCGGCTTCCCCTGTCCTTACACCGTCCTTACCGGACTGTTCGGCGAGGGGGAAAACGGCCCGGCGAGGTGCCCGCCGCACCGGAACTGCTATGAACTGGCGGAGATCCTGATCGAGGCCGGCGCCGATCCCAACGATGCACAGACCCTCTACAACCGGATGTTCAGCCGTGACGACGAGCACCTGCGGTTCCTGTTCGCCCACGGACTGGGAAAGGATGGGAACCGGCCGTGGCACCGGTTGCTGGGTGAGCAATCGCGGGGTTGGGTGAGTAGTCCGGCGGACATGCTGGCCTATCAAATGCAGTGGGCCGCAAGGTGGAACTATCCGGACCGGGTTCGCCTGCTGGTCGAGAACGGGGCAGACGTGAACCGGCCGTCCAACCGGCCTGGTGCACGCTCCCCTTACGGCGAAGCCGTCTACCACGGGAATGAGGCCATCGCCGAGTACCTGGCGGCCTGCGGCGCGCGTACGTTCCCGCTGGACGACCTGGACCGGTTCGCGTGTGCATGCATCAGCGGAGACCGGGACCGAGCCCGCGCATTGCTGGCCCTTGATCCGATGCTAATCGAAAAACTCGGAGATCGCGTTAAAGCGCTCATGGAGAACGCCCTTGGATCGGACAACCGGGACGCGGTCCGATTGATGGACCAGTTTGGATTCGACTTGAATGCCTGCGGAATGCACGAAGCGGCCCGGTACGGCCACCTGGACATGATCAAGCTGATGGTCGAGCTGGGGGCGGATCCGTCGCACCGGGACGGGGGACACGGCATCGACGCGATCGGTCATGCCAGCCACTACCAGCAGGACCACGTGGTCGAATACCTGGCACAGTTCGCCGGGATACACCGGGCCGTAAAATCGGATCTGCTGGCCCGCGTGCGGGATCTGCTCGAGAACGACCCCGCCCACGCCCGCAAACGGGACGAATCGGGGAACACGCCGCTGCACGTTCTCGACGTGGACAACCGGATGGAAGATACTGAGGAGATTCTTCAGCTGCTCGTAGCGCACGGAGCCGAAGTCAATGCCAGAAACCAAGAGGGCCTGACGCCACTCGACAGGCTGGAACGTCTCGCCGGTTTCAGCCGAAGAGACGACCTGGCAGAATTGCTGCGAGGATACGGGGGCGTGGGATCAGACGCCGCCAACACGTCAAAGGACCGCCCGGTCTCCTGA
- a CDS encoding helix-turn-helix transcriptional regulator — protein sequence MIYREFETHAALAPYVQLVWMMESEHEDDHASRSLIVPDGIVEIAFHSGDPRITTVAGVKRMVQPRSFAISQMRKYIEIESNGRTGFVSVRFYPWGAYHFFDKPVHSFLDDTVSTATLWPGHYEDLMQRLRAAADGAGGAGGASGAGDADGAGLAAFVQGFLLDRLKEHYQDDVALDEAVKLIRSTGGQLSVEEVGERVGLSRKQLERKFVATVGTTPKTFARISRFLNICHHLDRYRDSTLTRLAHECGYFDQAHFIREFSVFTGFTPKAFFAKNNVKFAEL from the coding sequence ATGATCTATCGGGAATTCGAAACGCACGCCGCCCTCGCGCCTTACGTTCAACTCGTATGGATGATGGAATCCGAGCACGAGGACGACCACGCGTCCAGGTCGCTCATCGTTCCGGACGGCATCGTGGAGATCGCCTTCCATTCCGGCGATCCGCGGATCACGACCGTGGCGGGCGTGAAGCGCATGGTCCAGCCGCGGAGCTTCGCGATCTCCCAGATGCGCAAGTATATCGAAATCGAGTCCAACGGCCGGACCGGCTTCGTGTCGGTGCGCTTCTATCCGTGGGGCGCTTATCACTTTTTCGACAAACCCGTCCACAGTTTTCTGGATGATACGGTGAGCACCGCGACCCTATGGCCTGGCCATTACGAGGATTTGATGCAGAGACTCCGTGCGGCAGCGGACGGCGCGGGCGGCGCGGGTGGTGCGAGCGGCGCTGGTGACGCGGACGGGGCGGGCCTCGCCGCTTTCGTTCAGGGGTTCCTGCTGGATCGGTTGAAGGAGCATTACCAGGATGACGTGGCGCTCGACGAGGCGGTCAAGCTCATTCGGTCCACGGGCGGGCAACTGTCCGTCGAAGAGGTCGGTGAACGCGTCGGTCTCTCCAGGAAGCAGCTGGAAAGGAAGTTCGTGGCTACGGTCGGTACGACGCCAAAAACCTTTGCCCGCATCAGCCGGTTCCTGAACATCTGCCATCACCTGGACAGGTACCGGGACAGTACGCTGACCCGGCTGGCCCACGAATGCGGGTATTTCGACCAGGCCCATTTCATCCGGGAATTCAGTGTTTTTACCGGGTTTACCCCGAAGGCGTTCTTCGCGAAAAACAACGTTAAATTCGCGGAACTCTAG
- a CDS encoding NfeD family protein — protein sequence MMAWWVWIVGGVLLCLAEMATPGAFYLLFFGVAALVVGVLAWLGLVETTWVQFLLFSIVSIASLVLFRRMLTERLNPEEPATKINTLEGESGTALEDIPSNGTGKVEVRGSSWNAVNKGDSLIEKGQACLVERVEGVSLWVRSA from the coding sequence ATGATGGCCTGGTGGGTCTGGATTGTTGGCGGCGTGTTGCTCTGCCTGGCCGAGATGGCCACGCCCGGCGCATTCTACCTGCTGTTCTTCGGCGTCGCCGCGCTCGTGGTCGGCGTGCTGGCCTGGTTGGGACTGGTGGAAACGACCTGGGTCCAGTTTCTCCTGTTTTCGATCGTCTCCATCGCCTCGCTCGTCCTGTTCCGCCGGATGCTGACCGAAAGACTGAATCCCGAAGAGCCCGCCACGAAGATCAACACCCTGGAGGGCGAATCAGGAACGGCCCTCGAGGATATCCCTTCCAATGGCACCGGCAAGGTGGAAGTGCGGGGATCGAGCTGGAACGCCGTAAACAAGGGAGATTCGCTTATCGAAAAGGGACAGGCCTGCCTGGTCGAACGTGTTGAAGGCGTCTCGCTCTGGGTAAGGAGCGCGTAA
- a CDS encoding aminotransferase class V-fold PLP-dependent enzyme — translation MGVYEELGIRPFINAADHYTRYGGSIMWPCAVEAMVEASRQYVNLFEMQTRVGEAIAELTGNEAAYVSCGATGGIALAVAACMAGTDPERIEQLSDTTGMKNEVIVHRCARFYEDIAIQVPGATIVEMGDERGATEEQLAACINERTAAVLTLSPWGRMLPIDRIVHIAHGHGVPVLVDAAFSIPPKANFRYFTSELGVDAIIASGGKAIRGPQTTGLVIGKKPIVEACAAHGNPNRAIGRTMKVGKDELAGIYATVKYIMERDEDVVRREVNRMGLDIRKGLSPSSLVKSVKRSGDVVSIEIDLARPGWSDQEFERRLLDGEPSIVTWCRNGRFRVKLGTLQPGEVDRVIRRLRELLCD, via the coding sequence ATGGGAGTTTACGAGGAACTGGGCATCCGGCCGTTCATCAACGCCGCGGACCACTACACGCGGTACGGCGGGTCGATCATGTGGCCCTGCGCGGTGGAAGCCATGGTCGAGGCGTCTCGACAGTACGTCAACCTGTTCGAGATGCAGACCCGGGTCGGCGAGGCCATCGCCGAGTTGACGGGGAACGAAGCAGCCTACGTGAGCTGCGGCGCCACGGGCGGAATCGCGCTGGCAGTCGCGGCCTGCATGGCCGGCACGGATCCGGAAAGGATCGAACAACTGTCCGATACGACGGGCATGAAGAACGAGGTGATCGTGCACCGGTGCGCGCGGTTCTACGAAGATATCGCCATCCAGGTTCCCGGGGCGACGATCGTGGAAATGGGCGACGAGCGCGGCGCAACCGAAGAACAGCTTGCCGCCTGCATCAATGAACGCACGGCCGCGGTGTTGACCCTGTCGCCGTGGGGCCGCATGCTGCCCATTGACCGGATCGTCCACATCGCCCACGGACACGGGGTACCGGTACTCGTGGACGCGGCGTTCAGTATCCCGCCCAAGGCCAATTTCCGGTACTTCACCAGCGAGTTGGGTGTCGATGCCATCATCGCCAGCGGCGGCAAAGCCATCCGCGGCCCTCAGACCACCGGACTAGTCATCGGTAAGAAACCCATCGTGGAAGCATGCGCCGCACACGGCAATCCCAACCGGGCCATCGGCCGCACGATGAAGGTCGGAAAGGATGAACTGGCCGGCATCTACGCGACGGTGAAGTACATCATGGAACGGGACGAGGACGTGGTCCGCAGGGAAGTCAACCGGATGGGACTGGATATCCGAAAGGGATTGTCCCCGTCATCCCTGGTGAAGTCGGTCAAGCGAAGCGGCGACGTGGTCTCAATCGAAATCGACCTCGCACGGCCGGGGTGGTCGGACCAGGAGTTCGAACGGCGGCTGCTCGACGGCGAGCCCTCGATCGTGACCTGGTGCAGAAACGGCCGCTTCCGGGTGAAACTCGGTACGCTGCAACCGGGCGAGGTGGACCGGGTGATCCGGCGGCTGCGGGAACTGTTATGCGATTGA
- a CDS encoding oxidative damage protection protein — translation MARMVQCAKLEEELEGLDFVPFPNELGQRIYDNISKQAWQMWINYSVMVINEYRLNLATTEGQEVYDRHLEEFFFGEGAEMPPGYRPPQTK, via the coding sequence ATGGCTCGCATGGTCCAATGCGCCAAGCTCGAAGAGGAACTTGAAGGACTCGACTTCGTCCCCTTTCCCAACGAACTCGGACAGCGCATCTACGATAACATATCCAAACAGGCCTGGCAGATGTGGATCAACTATTCGGTCATGGTCATCAACGAGTACCGCCTGAATCTCGCCACGACCGAGGGCCAGGAAGTCTACGACCGGCACCTGGAAGAGTTCTTCTTCGGCGAAGGCGCCGAAATGCCGCCGGGATACCGTCCCCCTCAGACGAAATAA
- a CDS encoding paraslipin, which produces METLIVTIVVAIAAIIFLRNLIIVVPQQEARVIERLGKYSKTLNAGFYILLPFVDRVAYRHTLKEQSIDIPEQLCITRDNVQVGVDGVLYMQVLDAERASYGIADYDLAITQLAQTTLRSEVGKIDLDKTFEERGAINFAVVSELDKASDPWGVKVLRYEISNISPPRDVLEAMEKQMRAEREKRAAILNSEGLRDSNINQAEGEKQKVIKESEATKQQQINEAEGEAQAILTVANATAEGVRAIGGAIKSDGGDEAVQLRVAEQYIETFGNLAKSGNSLIIPSNLSDVSSIIASAMSVIKHDRTADNGDRGRV; this is translated from the coding sequence ATGGAAACCTTGATCGTAACCATCGTCGTCGCGATCGCCGCGATTATATTCCTGAGAAACCTGATCATCGTCGTGCCGCAGCAGGAAGCCCGCGTCATCGAAAGGCTGGGGAAGTACAGCAAGACGCTGAACGCCGGTTTCTACATCCTGCTGCCCTTCGTGGACCGGGTGGCCTACCGGCACACGCTGAAGGAACAGTCCATCGACATCCCGGAACAGCTCTGCATCACACGGGACAACGTCCAGGTCGGCGTGGACGGTGTGCTCTACATGCAGGTGCTGGACGCGGAGCGGGCTTCTTACGGTATCGCCGATTACGACCTGGCCATCACGCAACTCGCCCAGACGACCCTGAGGAGCGAGGTCGGCAAGATCGACCTGGACAAGACTTTCGAAGAGCGCGGCGCCATCAACTTTGCCGTCGTCAGTGAACTGGACAAGGCGTCCGATCCCTGGGGCGTTAAGGTCCTGCGGTACGAAATCAGCAACATCAGTCCGCCCCGGGACGTCCTGGAAGCCATGGAGAAGCAGATGCGGGCGGAACGGGAGAAGCGGGCGGCCATCCTGAATTCGGAGGGGCTGCGCGACTCCAACATCAACCAGGCCGAGGGCGAGAAGCAGAAGGTAATCAAGGAGTCCGAGGCCACGAAGCAGCAGCAGATCAACGAGGCCGAGGGCGAAGCCCAGGCCATCCTCACCGTCGCCAACGCCACGGCCGAGGGTGTTCGCGCTATAGGCGGCGCCATCAAGTCGGACGGAGGCGACGAGGCCGTGCAGCTGCGGGTGGCCGAGCAGTACATCGAAACCTTCGGCAACCTGGCCAAGTCGGGCAACAGCCTGATCATTCCGTCTAATCTCAGTGACGTCAGCTCCATCATCGCGTCGGCCATGTCCGTGATCAAGCACGACCGGACCGCGGACAACGGCGATCGGGGGCGCGTCTAG
- a CDS encoding VOC family protein: MKLVPYLAFNGQCEEALEFYRDCLGGSVVNLSHYSKDQDIGMEIPDHMVGKAMHMSIQFGENMLMGSDHIETVPSDTNISLSIDFTSVDEQEQAFNAMSAGGEVTMPLQDTFWGSRFGMITDKFGINWMFNCHLNTPEQSS, encoded by the coding sequence ATGAAACTGGTACCCTATCTGGCATTCAATGGTCAATGCGAGGAGGCGCTCGAGTTTTACCGGGACTGTCTGGGCGGCTCAGTCGTGAACCTGAGTCACTACAGCAAAGACCAGGACATAGGCATGGAAATCCCCGACCACATGGTGGGAAAGGCCATGCACATGTCCATCCAGTTCGGCGAGAACATGCTCATGGGTTCCGACCATATTGAAACGGTTCCTTCGGACACCAACATCTCGCTCTCGATCGACTTCACGAGCGTGGATGAACAGGAGCAGGCGTTCAACGCCATGTCCGCAGGCGGCGAGGTGACCATGCCGCTGCAGGATACGTTCTGGGGCTCCCGTTTTGGAATGATCACGGACAAATTCGGCATTAACTGGATGTTCAACTGTCACCTGAACACACCGGAGCAATCGTCATGA
- a CDS encoding radical SAM protein has product MMKRDDDILLISCYELGHQPFSLASPAARLKSEGYRVSVVDAAIEPVPEDVVRRAGFIGISVPMHTAMRVGMDLSRRIRNLNPGAHLCFYGLYATLNAEYLLSHGADSVIGGEFEQPLCDLVGRLCDDEPAAAPGGPASTGGAALARRAAATTNNALAGSAATAPHLARQEWLVPDRDTLPGLKRYAQLDNGIELLPAGYAETTRGCLHTCLHCPITPVYHGRFFAVPADVVLADVDQQVRMGARHITFGDPDFLNGPTHVLRILRRMSEAHPGLTFDFTTKTEHILQHPSFFPEARDLGGIFVVSAVESVSDLVLERLRKGHTRADVVRALAILRDADLPMRPSLVAFTPWTTLDDYLDLLDFVEVHELVDHIDPVQYTIRLLVPPGSALLDEPDTRSWIGALDEAGFTYTWRHGDARMDRLHQRVSRLVEEADAAGEERDNRRVFHRIRCLAAEMAGVEAPSEQPFHDIPLKRRRVPRLTEAWFC; this is encoded by the coding sequence ATCATGAAGCGTGACGATGATATCCTGCTCATCTCCTGCTATGAACTGGGCCATCAGCCCTTCAGCCTGGCCTCCCCCGCCGCCCGCCTGAAATCCGAAGGATATAGAGTATCTGTCGTCGACGCCGCGATCGAACCGGTCCCGGAGGATGTCGTCCGCCGGGCCGGCTTCATCGGGATCTCGGTGCCCATGCACACGGCCATGCGGGTCGGGATGGACCTGTCGCGCCGTATCCGGAATCTCAATCCCGGCGCGCATCTCTGCTTCTACGGACTCTACGCCACGCTGAACGCCGAGTATCTCCTGTCCCACGGGGCCGACTCGGTGATTGGCGGCGAATTCGAACAGCCGCTTTGCGACCTGGTCGGCAGGTTGTGCGATGACGAACCGGCAGCGGCGCCCGGGGGTCCCGCATCGACCGGCGGTGCCGCTTTGGCAAGACGTGCGGCTGCCACCACGAATAACGCTTTGGCCGGCAGTGCGGCTACCGCTCCGCATCTCGCGCGCCAGGAGTGGCTCGTCCCGGACCGCGATACGCTGCCCGGTTTGAAGCGGTACGCCCAGCTGGACAACGGCATTGAACTGCTTCCCGCCGGTTACGCCGAGACCACGCGCGGCTGCCTGCATACCTGCCTGCACTGCCCGATCACGCCGGTGTACCACGGCCGGTTCTTTGCCGTGCCTGCCGACGTGGTGCTCGCCGACGTGGACCAGCAGGTGCGCATGGGGGCCCGGCACATCACCTTCGGGGATCCGGATTTCCTGAACGGTCCCACCCACGTCCTGCGTATCTTGCGCAGGATGAGCGAGGCCCACCCCGGCCTCACCTTCGATTTCACCACCAAGACCGAACACATCCTCCAGCACCCATCCTTTTTCCCGGAAGCCCGGGACCTGGGCGGCATCTTCGTCGTATCGGCCGTGGAATCGGTCAGCGATCTGGTGCTGGAGCGCCTCAGGAAAGGACACACCCGCGCCGACGTCGTCCGGGCGCTGGCCATCCTGCGCGACGCGGACCTGCCCATGCGGCCCTCGCTGGTGGCCTTCACGCCCTGGACGACCCTGGACGACTACCTGGATCTGCTGGATTTCGTCGAAGTCCACGAACTGGTCGACCACATCGACCCGGTGCAGTACACCATCCGCCTGCTCGTGCCACCCGGGTCGGCCCTGCTGGATGAACCGGATACCCGGTCATGGATCGGCGCGTTGGATGAGGCCGGCTTCACCTACACGTGGCGCCATGGCGATGCACGCATGGACCGCCTGCATCAACGGGTTTCCCGACTCGTGGAGGAGGCAGACGCGGCTGGAGAGGAAAGGGACAACCGGCGTGTGTTCCACCGGATCCGGTGCCTGGCGGCGGAAATGGCGGGCGTCGAGGCGCCTTCGGAGCAGCCATTTCACGACATCCCGCTCAAACGGCGGCGCGTCCCCAGGCTGACCGAGGCCTGGTTCTGCTGA
- the odhB gene encoding 2-oxoglutarate dehydrogenase complex dihydrolipoyllysine-residue succinyltransferase: MAIDITVPQLGESIVEATVVQWFKQEGDPVTTGEALLELETEKVTLEVNANDSGILSRIERTAGEDVRIGDLLGVLDESGEAAGADATVDDATATESADASADEPGSVDDPGSADESPEPAREASGPSDAVTDDRVTPVARRMADEAGISLSDVEGTGMGGRIRREDVERAVAARREQDMSAQTETTGEVSGAGAAAVSQEDAAGSSGSPASERTVDPTTPAADPTTPVADPAGDDREEIVPMSRRRRTIASRLVEAQQTAAMLTTFNEIDMSTVMTIRRRNREAFEERHGVRLGFMSFFVKAVIGALRDFPELNGEIRGDAIVRKHYYDIGIAVGAEDGLVVPVLRDADRMSFAEIESNIRQYAAKAGEGKLSLEDLRGGTFTITNGGVFGSMLSTPILNPPQVGILGLHRIDDRPVAVDGEVVIRPMMYVALSYDHRIIDGREAVRFLARVKSLIEVPAALLLEV, translated from the coding sequence ATGGCCATCGATATCACCGTGCCGCAACTGGGTGAATCCATCGTAGAGGCAACCGTCGTCCAGTGGTTCAAGCAGGAAGGCGACCCGGTCACGACCGGCGAAGCCCTCCTGGAGCTCGAGACGGAGAAAGTCACCCTCGAGGTGAACGCCAACGACAGCGGTATACTTTCCCGTATCGAACGGACCGCTGGCGAGGACGTCCGCATCGGCGACCTGCTCGGTGTACTGGACGAAAGCGGTGAAGCGGCGGGCGCGGACGCTACCGTCGACGACGCTACTGCCACGGAAAGCGCGGATGCTTCAGCAGATGAGCCCGGTTCCGTGGATGACCCTGGTTCCGCGGATGAATCCCCTGAACCCGCCCGGGAAGCGTCAGGACCGTCCGATGCGGTCACCGACGACCGGGTAACGCCTGTGGCGCGGCGCATGGCGGATGAAGCGGGGATTTCCCTGTCGGACGTGGAAGGGACCGGGATGGGTGGCCGGATCCGCAGGGAGGACGTGGAACGGGCGGTGGCGGCGAGAAGAGAACAGGACATGTCCGCGCAGACCGAGACGACCGGCGAAGTATCGGGTGCAGGGGCAGCAGCGGTGTCGCAGGAGGATGCGGCAGGATCCAGCGGAAGTCCGGCATCCGAACGAACGGTTGACCCGACGACGCCCGCGGCCGACCCGACGACGCCCGTGGCCGATCCGGCCGGTGACGACCGGGAGGAAATCGTGCCCATGTCCCGGCGCCGGCGCACCATCGCCAGCCGGCTCGTGGAGGCGCAGCAGACCGCGGCGATGCTGACGACCTTCAACGAGATCGACATGAGCACGGTGATGACGATACGCCGCAGGAACCGGGAGGCCTTCGAGGAACGGCACGGCGTGCGGCTGGGATTCATGTCCTTCTTCGTCAAGGCCGTGATCGGCGCGCTCAGGGATTTCCCCGAACTCAATGGCGAGATCCGCGGGGACGCGATCGTCAGGAAGCACTACTACGACATCGGGATCGCAGTGGGCGCCGAGGACGGACTCGTGGTGCCGGTCCTGCGGGACGCGGACCGCATGTCATTCGCCGAGATCGAAAGCAACATCAGACAGTATGCGGCAAAGGCGGGCGAGGGCAAACTGTCGCTGGAGGACCTGCGCGGCGGCACCTTCACGATCACGAACGGCGGGGTTTTCGGTTCGATGCTGAGCACGCCCATCCTGAACCCGCCGCAGGTCGGCATACTGGGGCTGCACCGAATCGACGACCGTCCCGTGGCCGTCGACGGAGAGGTCGTGATCCGTCCCATGATGTACGTGGCGCTGAGTTACGACCACCGGATCATCGACGGCCGGGAAGCCGTGCGATTTTTAGCCAGGGTCAAGTCCCTGATCGAGGTACCCGCGGCTTTGCTGCTCGAAGTGTGA